From Micromonospora rifamycinica, a single genomic window includes:
- the rpsB gene encoding 30S ribosomal protein S2 yields the protein MAVVTMRQLLESGVHFGHQTRRWNPKMKRFIMTERNGIYIIDLRQTLDYIEKAYDFVRNTVAEGGSILFVGTKKQAQEAISEQATRVGQPYVNHRWLGGMLTNFQTVYKRLQRMKELEALGDLTGTAAGYTKKETLQLFREKTKLTKTLGGLRDMQKLPAAVWIVDTKKEHIAVDEARKLGIPVIAVLDTNCDPDEVDFPIPGNDDAIRSAELLTKVVAAAVADGLIARSGRRRGGDEKPEGQVGTDEPLTEWERELLEPKKAEEPAAAETPAAAAEQPAATTTEQPATAAAE from the coding sequence ATGGCCGTCGTGACCATGCGTCAGCTGCTGGAGAGCGGTGTCCACTTCGGGCACCAGACCCGGCGCTGGAACCCGAAGATGAAGCGCTTCATCATGACCGAGCGCAACGGCATCTACATCATCGACCTGCGCCAGACCCTCGACTACATCGAGAAGGCGTACGACTTCGTGCGCAACACGGTGGCCGAGGGCGGCAGCATCCTGTTCGTCGGCACCAAGAAGCAGGCTCAGGAGGCCATCTCCGAGCAGGCCACCCGGGTCGGTCAGCCGTACGTCAACCACCGCTGGCTCGGTGGCATGCTGACCAACTTCCAGACGGTGTACAAGCGGCTGCAGCGGATGAAGGAGCTGGAGGCGCTGGGTGACCTGACCGGCACCGCCGCCGGCTACACCAAGAAGGAGACCCTTCAGCTGTTCCGCGAGAAGACCAAGCTCACCAAGACCCTCGGTGGTCTGCGGGACATGCAGAAGCTCCCGGCCGCGGTCTGGATCGTCGACACCAAGAAGGAGCACATCGCCGTCGACGAGGCCCGCAAGCTGGGCATCCCGGTGATCGCGGTGCTGGACACCAACTGCGACCCCGACGAGGTCGACTTCCCGATCCCGGGCAACGACGACGCGATCCGCTCCGCCGAGCTGCTGACCAAGGTCGTGGCCGCCGCCGTGGCCGACGGTCTGATCGCCCGGTCCGGCCGGCGTCGTGGTGGCGACGAGAAGCCGGAGGGCCAGGTCGGCACCGACGAGCCGCTGACCGAGTGGGAGCGCGAGCTGCTCGAGCCGAAGAAGGCCGAGGAGCCGGCTGCCGCCGAGACGCCGGCCGCCGCCGCCGAGCAGCCCGCCGCCACCACCACCGAGCAGCCGGCCACCGCCGCCGCCGAGTGA